GGGGCTCCGAGTTTCTTCTAGAACGAAAGCAGGATCCCTTGCCGTTCTTTCTGTCAAGCCACCACACTTAGTGGCTTTATTTCGGAATCGGCTTCCGAGCTGCCTTATCCCTAGCCCAAAGAGAGATTTGAGACCCGGAGTGGATTTTGTTTAAAACTTCCTGGAGTCTTTCTTTCACCATTTTTCCAGAGAACTGGTTCTCTGCGCTCAGAGGAGAGGCTCCACCCAGCCTTCAgctttgtgcttttatttctggTTCATTCTGAAAGCTCCTTCTGCACCCCCAACTCCAAGACACACAGGCAGACTCCAGGCAAGGtctagatttcatttttaaacagtgGCCcggggctcctcctcctccaccaccacccaccaccatTAGGTACACCCACAGGCACATGGGGAGACCTGACTGAGTATATTCCAGAAGTTTTCTAGAGAGCCAGTTTCCAGACCTAATTGGTCTGCTTCTCAGACCAAAAAACAGTAAAGTTTGAAACTTATCTCTGTAAGAGTTGACTTCTTGgatcctcagttttctcaactgtaaaatgaggataatgacatGCCCAtcttgttatgaggattaaatcagCACACGTCAAGTGCTTAGAACTTGCTGCGTGCACAGTCCTCGCTTGATAAATGCTAGAGGTTTTCTACAACCCTCACCAGTGCCTTGGCCCAGAAACAAAGCAGTACACACACTTCAGACTTTCCAGGACTGGCTTTAATTTCAAAAAACAGGTTGGGGTCTCTTCCCACATCGACGCAAATGTATACCAGGCTGTGCCTCCGGGGATTCAGCACAGGACCTAGTCCAATCACATTCCAGCCACCAGGCCCTGTCATTTCATCACAAGGGCCAatcccagactcccctccccaTCAGTCAGAGACAAGAGGATGGAGGTGAAGTTGCCCAGGACTGGATTCTTTCTCTCCAAAGCCCCTCTCGAGGGAAGCCAGCTGTGTCTTTCCAAGGAGAGTTGGTCCAGCCAGCAGGCTCAGTTTGGACATCAGATCAACATCCCGGCCCAGAGGGGTCAACGCCCTGGCCCCGGTGGTCGCTCCAGCGCCTGTGTGCCCACCAGCACGTCCATGAGGTAGTCCAGCTCGGCCTCGTCCAGATCTGGACCTACCTCCTTGCCTGGTCCATCTTCAGGGCTGGATTTGTGGCCCTCAGAGACTGGTGCCCAGAGTTCACTGTCATACATGGACGTGTCAATGTCCTCAAACAGGCCCTCGAGCCCATCGTCCAGCAGACAGCCAGTGGCTGGGCCCAGCAGGTCCAAGGCGCCCAGGCTGGGTGAGGCTCCCCCGGCAGGGCGGCCTAGTGGCCCCTCATCTACCAGGGGCTGTGGAGCCTGGCTCAGGCCCTCAATATGGCTGAGGTCCTCCAGAAGGCTGGCCATGGAGGCTGAGAGGGCGGCATCAGAGCTGGCCAGCAGGTTGTCAGCCACGCTGGGGGCTGTAGGTGGGGTGGGCACAGGTGGCAGGGCAGCCGTGGGTGCCATGGATGCCTGGATTCGCCGCAGTGTGTTCACTACCAGCACCAGGTGCCGCAGGTCCGGCTCACTCTGCCGCAGGCTGTGATGGAGCTTGAGCACCGAAAGGTCAAAGAGAGAACTGGAGGCCACGGCTGGGGGTGCCTGAGCTACTGCTGAGTGGCTGGGATCCAGCCACCAGGCGTCCACTGCCAgggtttccttctcctcctcctcctcctcccgcttTCGCTTCAGGCCCTTGCTCAGCATCATCTGTGGGAAGAGTCATTCAGTTATGGAAAGCCAGTGTGAAGTTCTGACcattgctgtgtgatcttgggcaaagcgcttaacctctctgagcctacgTTTTCTTGGGGAAGCTTTAAGACATTGATGATAATTGTATCTACTTCCTAGAGTTGTTCTAaggaataaatgagattaaaaaaagcaCTTTGGACAGTGTCTGGTACATAGCAATTACTCCTGTAAATAAGTACTATTGATAATAACTATTATCTATTTCTTCAATGAACTGTGTGAAATGGCTAACATGAAGTGTCCAGTGTGAAATGTCCaatattcaacttttttttttaaacctacaaAAGCAGTTGTTTCACATGGTTTaatctaatatttactgagtgtctacTAATAGCATCAGACaataaacaaacacaagaaaTGTACCGATGGTGCTAGGAAGATGCTAAAAGTTTCTGgagagtggtcagggaaggctcccctgaggaggtgacatctgaAATGAGCCCTCAAGTACGAGAAAGAATCAGCCATGGAAGAACCAGGGGGAAGGCATTCTGGGAATAAAGAACagcaaaggcaaagaaaagcCTAGAGACTGGATGAGTTTGAGCTGAAAAAGGACTCtgtgtgggggttgggggttgaGGGTGGAGTAGGGAGGATGTGGGGGTTCGAGAGTAGGCAGAGGCAAGGAGCTTGGATTTTATTGGGGGGTGTGGTGGGAAGTCACTGAAGGGGTTTGAGCAGGGAGGACAGTGGTGTTGTGGACTGATTAGGTTTCCAGAAGATCCCCTTGGCTGCTAAGAGGAAGGGGGAgcgaggaggggaggggagagcggCCCTGAGATCCTTTCGGAGGCTACTGCAGTCTTTGGGGTGGGCGAAGACGGTGACTTGGGCGCATAAGGTGGCAGTGGGCATGGAAGGAAGATGGTCGCTTCAGGATTTATTGGAGAGACAGCGTGGACAAAGCTTGCCGGAAAATCCTGATGGGCACGGGGGTCACGGAGAGAAGTTTGAAGACCCACACTTTCCCCGGGGTGGGTGCCCCTGACCCAACCTGCTTTTTTAAGCCAGGCAGCCTGTAGGGTATAGTACCCAGATCCTTGCCCAGGAGGACTTCAAGAGTGACCCCCTCACACTACTCAAAACTGGGTCCTCGCCTCCTTCCCAGCAAATCGGAGAGTCCGGAACCGCAGGAATTCAGCCCCCACTCCCGACTCCGCCCCTCGGGCCCCGGCGCCCCCTGGCGGAGCCAGGCCGGCTTTCCCCGGGGATTCCGACTCTCCAGACCCCAGGACTCTTTACAGTGCCCCGCGGGACGTGGTCATTTCTGCTTGCCACCAGGGACCGTGCGGGCCGGGATCCCCGGAGGGCCGTTCTGCCCTCTCAGCCTCCGCTCGCTTCCGGAAGGCAGTGGAGGCTACTCCTCCcgaagcggcggcggcggcgggggcgggtgAGTCACGCAGCCGGAGCCAGGGAGCCGGCGCCTCCGCCCCCTTCCCGGGCTGCGGTGTGATTCACCCGCCAGGCCGGGGCGGGCGGCACGGAGAGGCCCGTGCGCCTCGATCCCGGGCAGCCCTGGGGCGGCACCTGCCGGACCGGGGGATCGAACCTGCCAAAGAACCCCGCGGCCAGTATCCCTCTTTCCCCAGGCCTCTTCCCTTCATTTACATACCTAGTTCACCAGCTGCCAATCAGAAAGAAGAGGGAGCCACCCGCAGCCAATCAGGAAGCGGTGGCGGCAGCATTGCTCGCCCGCTCTGCTTCAGCAACCGGCACCTGGGTTGAGAGACGCAGTTCTGACTCCAGCTCACGACTCCCGGCTCCTGACTCCCCTTAGTTACCGCCCACTCCCGTGGCAGCCCCACCCTTCACCCATGGATTGGTCCTAGACGGTGATGGGCGGAGCCTGTAGAAGGCAGGCTAGAAAGAGAGGCGAGTTGTCTTTAGGGCGCATGTCCGGGAGGCTGcttgaagggagggaggaagatagGGTGGCTCTTGGCCCTGTAGGACGGTGGCGCGGTGGAGTTTTTGTCTCTCAAGCTGTGGGCCCCCTCACATCTGCCCACATCTGCATCACATCTGCATTTGTCAAACCCAATAATTGAGCTTACGCAAGCAGCCCCAACAGAGGTCTACACTCCAGGCCAGCTTAGTCCTGGATTCAAATTCTGGTTTCTGAGCCCACAGAGTCTGTTAAAGGGGGATCTTTTTGCCTACCTCTTGAGAGTTGGGAAACTTCAAGTAAGGTATTATCTGTAAGAGCACTATATAAGCAAATTCTGGGTAGTTGGACTCTGTCCTGTGATTACAGACAGGAGTTAGGGGTAGGGAGTGGAATGGCACTGGAGTCCCTTCCTGGGCTCCATTCCGTAAGTacaatagctgtgtgaccttgaccaagTGCTTTAATTCTTTAGGTTttctcacttatttttaaaatgagagaaatagcCTCTGGCGCAGAggattgttttgaggattaaacaaTTCCTGCACAATGCTGAGTGGTGTGTTAGGTGTCTTTTTTCATTAGTAATGGCTGTTGTAGTAATACCACAGGTGCTCAGTTCAAGGGGAGACATTCACGGTGGGGTGCACGTGGACAGGAGTTTAATACACATCAGATAAACTGACAATGGGACTTACCTTCTTCAAATACCTCATTTGCTAATTCCTCATTCGCTAAGGGGAAGAACTGTTTGTGAATAAATCTTCTGACCAAAGTAAGCTATCAAAAATGCTAACTCAACTACTTgattcagacaaccattttcaaTAGATGCTCACCCTTTGGGGTGAAAAGTTAATGGGGAACAGGATCTCGACAGTTTCCAAAGCATCATCCCACAAATTCCTTGCTAACTGCAAAGGGGGAAATATCCTTTTATGATGGGAAGAGGAGGAGCTCAGCACCTTAACTATATAATGAAACTTTGCATCCACAGCAGCGGGATGCCCGGACACTGGGTGGTACCTGATGTGATACATTAGGCAGTACACAACATTCCTTGTGGAGCTTCCTTGTTACATTTCATAAAGTGAGTCTCAAGCTTCTAGGCCCAAACTTCAGCATACAGGGAACAGAGAGTGACAATATTAAACACAAAAACAGTCAAACAAATACACAGTGTGGGAAGTCTACAGCAAGGCTGGGTTGTTCTTCCAAAAATCCAATTTCAAGAAACCACAGAAAGGGATTAGTGAGGTTAGGGGGTGGATGTTCCAGAATAAAAGATACTGTATAATTTCTTTGTTACAACCAAATAGGCATGTGAACCTCCCttagactctgctgctgctgctgctgctaagtcgcttcagtcgtgtccgactctgtgcgaccccatagacggcagcccaccaggctcctctgtccctgggattctccaggcaagaatactggagcgggttgccgtttcgttctccaatgcatgaaagtgaaaagtgaaagtgactctaGTTTGTGGTAAATTCTACAAAGGGTGTTCTTGAGAAAATTGGGCAGATTTGAATATAGGCTGGATACTAGGTGATATTCTGAAATTCTTAATTCTGTCACATGTGAAATAGGACTGTGGTTTGTAGTTGAGCGTCCTTAATCTTGAGATGCCTGCTGAGCTATTAGGGGTACAACATTCAGATGTCTGCAATATACTCTCCAGTggttcagcaaaagaaaaaaacagacacatatacatacacatattcaaataaaggaaacagaatgTTAACAACTAAATCTAGGTGAAAGGGTATTCAAGTGCTCAGAAGACatacttttttttcatattttttgtgtgtgtgtgcttgaaatttttcaaaatgaataaagGGTAAAATGCTGATTAGAACCAGGCTCCTATTAGGCAAACTCACATAATTATATTTT
The genomic region above belongs to Budorcas taxicolor isolate Tak-1 chromosome 18, Takin1.1, whole genome shotgun sequence and contains:
- the SERTAD1 gene encoding SERTA domain-containing protein 1 is translated as MMLSKGLKRKREEEEEEKETLAVDAWWLDPSHSAVAQAPPAVASSSLFDLSVLKLHHSLRQSEPDLRHLVLVVNTLRRIQASMAPTAALPPVPTPPTAPSVADNLLASSDAALSASMASLLEDLSHIEGLSQAPQPLVDEGPLGRPAGGASPSLGALDLLGPATGCLLDDGLEGLFEDIDTSMYDSELWAPVSEGHKSSPEDGPGKEVGPDLDEAELDYLMDVLVGTQALERPPGPGR